Proteins encoded by one window of Haematobia irritans isolate KBUSLIRL chromosome 2, ASM5000362v1, whole genome shotgun sequence:
- the LOC142226556 gene encoding adult cuticle protein 1-like → MDYNITRNFKNYITVEHTAVTTTEVHYSTFTLSLLQCSNFSIKLWGELRKKSDQNSSSLVPHHNLKKMKFLFAVLCTLALAFGVQSSVLPWGYPQVVVGDGHTSYTAVSSPYVAGAWGPWGGAWGGAWSGAWGPWAHGAAVDVAPFAGVQGTYVAKTRGAVHTAPLDGHVKSVANVNVAPAPGTL, encoded by the exons ATGGATTATAATAttacaagaaattttaagaactaTATCACCGTAGAACAT ACAGCAGTGACTACAACAGAGGTCCATTACTCTACATTCACTTTAAGTCTTTTGCAGTGCTCtaatttctctataaaactaTGGGGAGAGCTGAGAAAGAAATCAGATCAGAACTCAAGTTCGTTGGTTCCACATCacaatcttaaaaaaatgaaa TTCTTGTTCGCTGTCTTGTGCACTTTGGCTTTGGCCTTTGGAGTCCAATCTTCAGTCTTACCTTGGGGATACCCTCAAGTGGTAGTTGGTGATGGTCATACTTCTTACACAGCCGTTTCTTCACCCTACGTTGCCGGAGCTTGGGGACCCTGGGGAGGTGCTTGGGGTGGAGCTTGGAGTGGAGCTTGGGGACCATGGGCTCATGGAGCCGCTGTGGATGTTGCTCCTTTTGCTGGTGTTCAAGGCACCTATGTGGCTAAAACGCGTGGTGCTGTTCACACTGCTCCCTTGGATGGTCATGTCAAATCTGTAGCAAATGTCAATGTTGCTCCTGCCCCTGGAACTTTGTAA